In Thermococcus stetteri, the following proteins share a genomic window:
- a CDS encoding FecCD family ABC transporter permease, whose amino-acid sequence MRKWLPALLTLSLVSIFLGVYIGPVSMSSFDVTEGIAYGVKLTLSRFFPLNLGEPPKYFTIIWKIRLPEVLLAYLVGLSLASAGVASQALFRNPLADPYIIGISSGAALGAALSLLIGIAYMPYLSLVFSFLSVFVVYSLARTNGKVPVDTLLLAGIAYGFLANATTWYIYITHPNNAYITWTWLLGSFNGAGWKEVLIMLVVSSLGTGFLIWKWRELNLILLGEESIALGLDLHLYRKVFLGVIATLTAFAVYTSGVIGFVGLVSPHIMRIILGPNHRELTPATALFGGLLLVLADLLARTIAKPQVIPVGIITAFMGAPFFLYILMKHKRGELMR is encoded by the coding sequence ATGCGGAAGTGGCTCCCAGCACTGCTCACCCTTTCACTGGTTTCAATCTTTCTCGGCGTCTACATCGGTCCGGTAAGCATGAGCTCCTTCGATGTAACTGAAGGTATAGCCTATGGAGTCAAGCTGACCCTCTCCAGGTTCTTCCCATTGAACCTCGGTGAGCCGCCGAAGTATTTCACCATAATATGGAAAATCCGCCTTCCAGAAGTTCTTCTAGCTTACTTGGTCGGTCTCTCCCTCGCATCAGCCGGTGTAGCGTCTCAGGCGCTCTTCAGGAATCCGCTGGCAGACCCGTACATAATCGGGATAAGCTCCGGAGCGGCGCTTGGTGCGGCCCTCTCCCTGCTAATAGGTATAGCTTACATGCCATACCTCTCGCTGGTCTTCTCTTTCCTCTCGGTTTTCGTCGTGTACTCCCTGGCAAGGACAAACGGGAAAGTGCCCGTTGACACCCTTCTCCTTGCAGGAATAGCCTACGGCTTCCTCGCGAACGCCACCACCTGGTACATCTACATAACCCACCCAAACAACGCCTACATCACCTGGACGTGGCTTCTGGGAAGCTTCAACGGGGCGGGGTGGAAGGAAGTCCTGATAATGCTCGTGGTTTCCTCGCTCGGAACGGGCTTTCTCATCTGGAAGTGGCGCGAGCTGAACCTGATTTTGCTCGGCGAGGAGAGCATAGCCCTTGGTTTGGATCTCCACCTGTACCGGAAAGTTTTCCTCGGAGTTATCGCCACGCTGACGGCCTTTGCGGTCTACACTTCCGGTGTCATCGGCTTCGTGGGTCTGGTCAGCCCGCACATAATGCGCATCATTCTGGGGCCGAACCACAGGGAGCTTACTCCAGCGACGGCCCTCTTCGGTGGCCTTCTCCTCGTTCTCGCTGACCTCTTGGCTAGAACCATTGCGAAACCGCAGGTGATCCCTGTTGGTATAATCACGGCCTTCATGGGCGCACCCTTCTTCCTCTACATTCTGATGAAGCACAAGAGGGGTGAGCTGATGAGATGA
- a CDS encoding ABC transporter ATP-binding protein: MRLFARVSYSYGQREALKDVEIEARRSELLAIIGPNGAGKSTLLKSLVGILRPKGKVELDGVDLLSLKPAERAKLITYVPQSSFPEFLFTVEEFVEMGSYMTGGSVEEALKKVGLWERRRDRITALSGGEFQLALIARALAQGSRAVLLDEPTSHLDVNHALTVMELLRELKGEKIIITVLHDVNLALEYADRLIVMKDGEKFWEGKPGKITPDILERVYGVRAKIVEVDSHRVFLPELAKV; the protein is encoded by the coding sequence ATGAGGCTGTTTGCGCGGGTTTCCTACTCCTACGGGCAGAGAGAGGCCTTGAAGGATGTTGAGATAGAGGCCAGAAGGAGTGAGCTGTTGGCCATAATCGGCCCGAACGGGGCTGGGAAATCGACGCTCCTAAAGTCCCTCGTGGGGATTTTAAGGCCGAAGGGGAAGGTCGAGCTGGACGGGGTAGACCTTCTCTCCCTCAAACCGGCCGAGAGGGCCAAGCTGATAACATACGTGCCTCAAAGCTCCTTCCCGGAGTTCCTCTTCACAGTTGAGGAGTTCGTGGAGATGGGAAGCTACATGACGGGAGGAAGCGTTGAGGAAGCCCTGAAGAAAGTCGGCCTCTGGGAGAGGAGGAGGGACAGGATAACGGCCCTCAGCGGCGGGGAGTTCCAGCTTGCCCTGATAGCGAGGGCACTGGCGCAGGGGAGCAGGGCGGTTCTTCTCGACGAACCCACCAGCCACCTCGATGTCAACCACGCGCTGACGGTTATGGAGCTTCTCCGCGAGCTGAAGGGGGAGAAGATTATCATCACGGTTCTCCACGACGTGAACCTGGCACTGGAGTACGCTGACAGGCTCATCGTGATGAAAGATGGGGAGAAGTTCTGGGAGGGAAAACCCGGAAAAATAACGCCCGATATCCTCGAAAGGGTCTACGGGGTCAGGGCAAAGATAGTGGAGGTGGACTCCCACAGGGTCTTTCTTCCGGAGTTGGCAAAGGTTTAA
- a CDS encoding cyclic 2,3-diphosphoglycerate synthase — MAEKKKKRVLILGAAGRDFHNFNVFFRDNPEYEVVAFTATQIPDIEGRIYPPELAGELYPNGIPIWSEDDMEKIIKEHDIDIVVFAYSDVSHEHVMHLASRAHSAGADFWLLGPKSTMLKSSKPVVAVTAVRTGCGKSQTSRKVAQLLQEMGYKVVAIRHPMPYGDLRKQVVQRFASYEDLDRYECTIEEREEYEPYIDRGMVVYAGVDYEKILREAEKEADIILWDGGNNDFPFYVPDLWIVVTDPHRPGHELKYHPGETNFRAADVIIINKIDTANREDVQKVRESIEKINPNAIVIDGASPLYVDKPELIKGKRVLVVEDGPTLTHGGMKYGAGYVAAKKFGAKEIIDPRPYAVGSIVDTYKKYSHLDVILPAMGYGKKQIKELEETINRADADVVIMGTPVDLRRFMNLNKPAVRVKYELEEIGQPKLKDILEEWAKNCEKLKK; from the coding sequence ATGGCAGAGAAGAAAAAGAAGAGGGTTCTGATTTTGGGTGCCGCTGGAAGGGACTTCCACAACTTCAACGTGTTCTTCAGGGACAACCCCGAGTACGAGGTAGTCGCTTTCACCGCCACCCAGATTCCCGACATCGAGGGCAGGATTTACCCGCCCGAGCTCGCCGGTGAGCTCTACCCGAACGGAATTCCCATCTGGAGCGAGGACGACATGGAGAAGATCATCAAGGAGCACGACATCGACATAGTCGTTTTCGCCTACTCCGACGTCTCCCACGAGCACGTAATGCACCTCGCTAGCAGGGCCCACAGTGCTGGAGCCGACTTCTGGCTCCTGGGACCAAAGAGCACGATGCTCAAGTCGAGCAAGCCGGTGGTAGCTGTTACCGCCGTCAGAACCGGCTGTGGAAAGAGCCAGACCTCAAGGAAGGTCGCCCAGCTCCTCCAAGAGATGGGCTACAAGGTCGTGGCAATAAGGCACCCGATGCCCTACGGCGACCTCAGGAAGCAGGTCGTTCAGCGCTTTGCCAGCTACGAGGACCTCGACAGGTACGAGTGCACCATCGAAGAGAGGGAGGAGTACGAGCCATACATAGACAGGGGAATGGTGGTTTATGCCGGCGTTGACTACGAGAAGATCCTTCGCGAGGCCGAGAAGGAGGCGGACATCATCCTCTGGGATGGCGGAAACAACGACTTCCCGTTCTACGTTCCGGACCTCTGGATAGTCGTCACCGACCCGCACAGGCCGGGCCACGAGCTCAAGTACCACCCGGGTGAGACCAACTTCCGCGCTGCTGATGTCATAATCATCAACAAGATAGACACCGCCAACAGGGAGGACGTCCAGAAGGTTCGTGAGAGCATCGAGAAGATCAACCCGAACGCCATCGTCATCGACGGAGCCTCACCGCTCTACGTCGACAAGCCGGAGCTGATCAAGGGCAAGCGCGTTCTGGTTGTAGAAGACGGTCCGACCCTCACCCACGGCGGCATGAAGTACGGAGCGGGCTACGTTGCCGCTAAGAAGTTCGGCGCCAAGGAGATCATCGATCCAAGGCCCTACGCCGTCGGCTCCATCGTGGATACCTACAAGAAGTACAGCCACCTCGACGTCATCCTGCCGGCTATGGGCTACGGCAAGAAGCAGATCAAGGAGCTCGAGGAGACTATAAACCGCGCCGATGCCGACGTCGTCATCATGGGTACTCCAGTTGACCTCCGCAGGTTCATGAATCTCAACAAGCCGGCCGTTAGGGTCAAGTACGAGCTCGAGGAGATCGGCCAGCCCAAGCTCAAGGACATCCTCGAGGAGTGGGCCAAGAACTGCGAGAAGCTCAAGAAGTGA
- the psmB gene encoding archaeal proteasome endopeptidase complex subunit beta has product MEKKTGTTTVGIRTKEGVVLAADTQASLDHMVETLNIRKILPITDRIAITTAGSVGDVQALARMLEAKARYYQFTWGRPMTAKAMAHLLSNILNENKWFPYMVQIIIGGYVEEPTLANLDPLGGLIFDDYTATGSGSPFAIAVLEEGFKKDMSLEEAKELAVRAVRTAGKRDVYTGDRKVQVVVISKDGMKEEFVEFKE; this is encoded by the coding sequence ATGGAGAAGAAGACAGGCACGACAACCGTGGGAATAAGGACGAAGGAAGGCGTCGTCCTTGCCGCTGACACTCAGGCATCACTTGACCACATGGTTGAGACCCTCAACATAAGAAAGATACTCCCGATAACCGACAGGATAGCGATAACAACCGCCGGAAGCGTCGGCGACGTCCAGGCCCTCGCGAGGATGCTTGAAGCCAAGGCGAGGTACTACCAGTTCACGTGGGGCAGGCCAATGACGGCCAAGGCGATGGCCCACCTGCTCAGCAACATCCTCAACGAGAACAAGTGGTTCCCGTACATGGTTCAGATAATCATCGGCGGCTATGTGGAGGAGCCGACCCTGGCCAATCTCGACCCGCTTGGAGGACTCATCTTCGACGACTACACGGCAACCGGCTCGGGCAGTCCCTTCGCAATAGCCGTCCTCGAAGAGGGGTTCAAGAAGGACATGAGCCTTGAAGAGGCCAAGGAGCTGGCAGTAAGGGCGGTGAGAACCGCGGGGAAGCGCGACGTCTACACCGGGGACAGAAAAGTCCAGGTCGTCGTTATAAGCAAGGACGGAATGAAGGAAGAGTTCGTCGAGTTCAAGGAGTGA
- the thrC gene encoding threonine synthase, which translates to MKLKCPICGAEYDEPVQRCSCGEPVEFEIFKAEPYLGKTVWERFWDFWPIEPAMELSLGEGDTPLVKSRLGKELGVKLYLKNETVNPTWSFKDRGTFLAVSYAVKAGYKAIGTVSTGNMAASVAAYAARAGLEAKILVSESASDEKLKAVSVYGADVIRVKGDYGRLYFESLKLGEKLGIYFINSDNPFRVEGYKGIAFEIAEELTPDYVLIPTSSGGLFRGIAKGFIELKESGLIEELPTLIAVQAEGCSPICRAFGEGKEKIERFENPKTIAKAIANSYPPSGNAVLKLLREFGWECATVSDGEILEAQRELAGEGIFVQPASATGIAALKKLVESGEIEERTKVVSILTGSGLKTLSHAKGRNVKECQLESLEDCLR; encoded by the coding sequence TTGAAGCTTAAATGCCCGATCTGCGGGGCGGAATACGATGAACCGGTTCAGCGCTGTTCGTGCGGTGAACCCGTGGAGTTCGAGATCTTCAAGGCCGAACCATACCTCGGAAAGACCGTCTGGGAGCGCTTCTGGGACTTCTGGCCAATAGAACCGGCAATGGAGCTCTCGCTCGGCGAAGGAGATACACCACTCGTGAAGTCCAGGCTTGGGAAGGAGCTTGGGGTGAAGCTCTACCTGAAGAACGAGACGGTAAACCCAACCTGGAGCTTCAAGGACAGGGGCACGTTTTTGGCAGTGAGCTATGCAGTGAAAGCGGGATATAAGGCAATAGGGACTGTCTCAACCGGCAATATGGCGGCCAGCGTAGCGGCCTACGCCGCGAGGGCAGGGCTTGAGGCGAAGATACTCGTTTCGGAGAGCGCAAGCGATGAGAAGCTCAAGGCTGTGAGCGTTTACGGTGCGGACGTGATAAGGGTCAAAGGGGACTACGGAAGGCTCTATTTTGAGAGTCTGAAGCTTGGAGAAAAGCTCGGGATATACTTCATCAACTCGGACAACCCGTTCCGCGTCGAGGGCTACAAGGGGATAGCCTTCGAGATAGCAGAGGAGCTAACGCCCGACTACGTTCTAATCCCAACCAGCTCCGGTGGCCTCTTCAGGGGAATAGCAAAGGGCTTCATAGAGCTTAAGGAGAGCGGGCTTATCGAGGAGCTCCCAACCCTCATAGCAGTCCAGGCCGAGGGCTGTTCGCCGATATGCAGGGCCTTCGGAGAAGGGAAGGAGAAGATAGAGCGCTTCGAAAACCCGAAGACAATAGCAAAGGCCATAGCCAATTCGTATCCGCCGAGCGGGAATGCCGTCCTTAAGTTGCTCCGCGAGTTCGGCTGGGAGTGCGCCACCGTGAGCGACGGAGAAATTCTCGAAGCACAGAGAGAGCTCGCCGGTGAAGGGATTTTCGTCCAGCCGGCGAGCGCAACGGGAATTGCTGCACTCAAAAAGCTCGTGGAAAGTGGAGAAATCGAAGAGAGAACAAAGGTAGTGTCCATCCTCACTGGTTCCGGCCTAAAGACGCTCTCCCACGCAAAAGGTAGAAATGTAAAGGAGTGCCAGCTCGAAAGCCTTGAGGACTGCTTGAGGTGA
- a CDS encoding eCIS core domain-containing protein produces MWKPGTKTLALGLILLLFSSLYSAVKVSEGADSILKETDKILAQVEEIRGLTFKEKPRIVVISKATALEMWKPGQPDLEKLRREELVYKMTLLLPPDYKYIREESERSAGWIAATVGDTIYIIEENFMADPDTARRTIAHESVHVLQKQWFNAKYGADTFDGTLAVQALVEGDADLVADIYCERNGIPIHKIRSLSGDPLTDIHIFPYVFGDSFVRYLYEKGNWTLVNRAYKYYPETTLQVMVPEYYLENRTPENVTLEVPENWTVLRDDRMGAFYVYVLMGDVAKLDNGTAWNVSAGWLGDRLILANNGTNYVLLWKVKFKGENAAELFAETLKKLAEGNTYATFEVTQEENTVILKAVRRVRIEA; encoded by the coding sequence ATGTGGAAACCGGGAACCAAGACCCTCGCACTCGGTTTAATCCTGCTCCTGTTCTCGTCCCTGTACTCTGCCGTTAAGGTCAGCGAAGGAGCCGACTCCATACTAAAGGAGACCGATAAGATACTCGCCCAGGTCGAGGAGATAAGAGGGCTGACCTTTAAGGAAAAGCCCAGGATCGTCGTCATAAGTAAAGCCACCGCACTCGAAATGTGGAAGCCCGGTCAGCCAGACCTGGAGAAGCTCCGCAGGGAGGAGCTGGTCTACAAGATGACCCTTCTCCTTCCGCCTGACTACAAGTACATCAGAGAAGAGAGCGAGAGAAGCGCGGGCTGGATAGCGGCCACCGTCGGGGACACAATTTACATCATAGAGGAGAACTTCATGGCGGATCCTGACACGGCGAGGAGAACAATAGCCCACGAGAGCGTCCACGTACTCCAGAAGCAGTGGTTCAACGCCAAATACGGCGCAGACACCTTCGACGGAACCCTCGCGGTTCAGGCTCTGGTGGAGGGTGATGCAGACCTCGTGGCTGACATCTACTGCGAGAGGAACGGAATTCCAATCCACAAGATACGCTCCCTGAGCGGGGATCCACTAACGGACATCCACATATTTCCCTACGTCTTCGGCGATTCCTTCGTCAGATACCTCTACGAGAAGGGCAACTGGACGCTCGTGAACAGGGCCTACAAGTATTATCCAGAGACAACCCTTCAGGTGATGGTTCCAGAGTACTACCTTGAGAACAGAACACCGGAGAACGTCACCCTGGAAGTTCCCGAAAACTGGACGGTCTTACGAGACGACAGGATGGGCGCGTTCTACGTCTACGTCCTCATGGGAGACGTTGCAAAGCTCGACAACGGTACGGCGTGGAACGTCTCAGCGGGCTGGCTGGGGGACAGGCTGATCCTGGCCAACAACGGCACAAACTATGTTCTCCTGTGGAAAGTTAAGTTCAAAGGCGAGAATGCCGCCGAACTCTTCGCGGAAACCCTGAAGAAGCTCGCCGAGGGCAACACCTATGCGACCTTCGAGGTAACGCAAGAAGAGAACACCGTAATTCTAAAAGCCGTTAGGAGGGTTAGAATTGAAGCTTAA
- a CDS encoding DODA-type extradiol aromatic ring-opening family dioxygenase gives MLVGIGLMPHGNPVLDPPDDETKKLAEVLRDIGREFSGVDAYVLISPHNVRISDHLGVIIAQHLISWLGFEGVELPGEWETDRELAEEIHNAWKESGIPAVDLHFASRSGRYSRWPLTWGELIPLQFLEKKPLVLLTPARGLSRETLIKAGEVLGEVLERNEKKIALIVSADHGHAHDENGPYGYAKESEEYDRLIMELINENRLEELPSIPDELIEEALPDSYWQMLIMLGAMHRVPVKLVKSAYACQTYFGMAGALWVRE, from the coding sequence ATGTTGGTCGGGATAGGACTGATGCCGCACGGGAACCCGGTCTTAGACCCGCCCGACGACGAAACGAAAAAGCTGGCCGAGGTTTTAAGGGATATCGGAAGGGAGTTCAGCGGTGTTGATGCATACGTCCTCATAAGCCCGCACAACGTCAGGATAAGCGACCATCTCGGCGTTATCATAGCCCAGCACCTTATCTCCTGGCTCGGGTTTGAAGGAGTTGAACTGCCCGGGGAGTGGGAGACGGATAGAGAGCTTGCTGAAGAAATCCACAACGCCTGGAAAGAGAGTGGAATCCCTGCCGTTGACCTGCACTTCGCCAGCAGGAGCGGACGGTACTCGAGATGGCCGCTCACATGGGGCGAGCTCATACCGCTCCAGTTCCTTGAGAAGAAGCCGCTCGTTCTGCTCACTCCTGCGAGAGGGCTAAGCAGGGAGACGCTCATAAAAGCTGGAGAAGTCCTCGGCGAAGTTCTTGAGAGAAACGAGAAGAAAATCGCGCTTATAGTCAGTGCAGACCACGGGCACGCGCACGACGAGAACGGTCCCTACGGCTACGCCAAGGAGAGCGAGGAGTACGACAGGCTGATAATGGAGCTGATAAACGAGAACCGCCTTGAGGAGCTTCCATCTATCCCAGACGAGCTGATAGAGGAGGCCCTACCCGACAGCTACTGGCAGATGCTCATAATGCTCGGAGCGATGCACAGGGTTCCGGTTAAGCTCGTCAAGAGTGCCTACGCCTGTCAAACATACTTCGGCATGGCGGGGGCGCTGTGGGTGAGAGAGTAG